From the Candidatus Pantoea soli genome, one window contains:
- the clcA gene encoding H(+)/Cl(-) exchange transporter ClcA: MLLQKLLRRDKTPVALLLLAALVGILTGWVGVAFDRAVKAVLQLRLDGIARFSDHLLLTIAAAFFTSALLGGCGYFLVRRFAPEAGGSGIPEIEGALEELRPVRWWRVLPVKFIGGMGALGSGMVLGREGPTVQIGGNIGGLCLDLFRVRDSESRHTLLATGAAAGLSAAFNAPLAGILFIIEEMRPQFRYSLISIKAVFVGVIAASIVFRICNGNEAIINIGQLRDAPTNTLWLYLLLGILFGGCGVAFNRLIFIAQDRFQQLHQGRTRAWVLWGSVLAGLCGVLGLALPQAVSGGITLIPDFSLGHYSALALFGLFALRTLVTICCFSSGAPGGIFAPMLTLGTLLGTCFGQLCMHWFPDYQLEAATFAVAGMGALFAASVRAPLTGIVLVLEMTNNYQLILPMIITCLGATLAAQFFGGKPLYSSILARTLANAQLSGQARSGQH; this comes from the coding sequence ATGCTGCTGCAGAAATTACTGCGGCGCGATAAAACGCCGGTCGCGCTGCTGCTGCTGGCGGCGCTGGTGGGGATACTCACGGGATGGGTTGGCGTGGCCTTCGACCGCGCCGTTAAAGCCGTTCTGCAGCTGCGTCTGGACGGCATTGCCCGCTTTAGCGATCACCTGTTGCTGACCATCGCGGCGGCGTTTTTTACCTCAGCGCTGCTGGGGGGCTGTGGTTATTTTCTGGTGCGTCGTTTTGCGCCGGAAGCCGGCGGCTCCGGCATACCGGAGATTGAAGGGGCGCTGGAAGAACTGCGCCCGGTGCGCTGGTGGCGCGTGCTGCCGGTGAAGTTTATCGGCGGCATGGGCGCGCTGGGTTCCGGCATGGTTCTCGGGCGTGAAGGCCCCACGGTACAGATTGGCGGCAATATCGGCGGCCTGTGCCTGGATCTGTTTCGCGTGCGCGATTCTGAATCCCGGCATACGCTGCTGGCCACGGGCGCAGCTGCGGGGCTGTCAGCGGCGTTCAACGCCCCGCTGGCCGGCATTCTGTTTATTATTGAAGAGATGCGGCCCCAGTTTCGCTACAGCCTGATCTCGATTAAAGCGGTATTTGTGGGGGTGATTGCCGCCAGTATTGTGTTCCGGATCTGTAACGGTAACGAAGCGATTATCAACATCGGCCAGTTGCGCGATGCGCCCACGAATACGCTTTGGCTGTATTTGCTGCTGGGCATTCTGTTTGGCGGCTGCGGTGTGGCCTTCAACCGGCTGATTTTTATTGCTCAGGATCGTTTCCAGCAGCTTCATCAGGGCCGCACGCGCGCATGGGTGCTGTGGGGCAGTGTGCTGGCAGGGCTCTGCGGCGTGCTGGGCCTGGCACTGCCGCAGGCGGTCAGCGGCGGCATTACGCTGATCCCGGATTTCTCTCTCGGTCACTACAGCGCGCTGGCCCTATTTGGCTTGTTTGCGCTGCGCACGCTGGTGACCATTTGCTGTTTCTCCTCGGGTGCACCCGGTGGCATTTTTGCCCCGATGCTGACGCTGGGCACGCTGCTGGGGACCTGTTTTGGCCAGCTTTGTATGCACTGGTTTCCCGATTATCAGCTGGAGGCGGCGACCTTTGCCGTGGCGGGCATGGGGGCACTGTTTGCGGCCTCGGTGCGCGCACCGCTGACCGGGATCGTACTGGTGCTGGAGATGACCAATAATTATCAGCTGATACTGCCCATGATCATTACCTGCCTCGGGGCGACGCTGGCGGCGCAGTTCTTCGGCGGCAAGCCGCTCTATTCTTCGATACTGGCGCGCACGCTGGCTAACGCACAGCTGAGCGGGCAGGCCCGGAGCGGACAGCACTGA
- the glsB gene encoding glutaminase B, which produces MSELSNALLQEIVEEVRPLTREGRVADYIPALAGVDPHQLGIAIHTPDGRCFQAGDATTRFSIQSISKVLSLTVALTLYEDAEIWQRVGKEPSGQPFNSLVQLELEQGKPRNPFINAGALVMCDLLESRLTAPRQRMLEFVRRLAQQPDIHYDRVVARSEYEHSARNAAIAWLMKSFGNFHNDVSKVMETYFHYCALSMNCCELARAFLYLASHGCSPHDGGTVITPRQARQVNALMMTSGMYDGAGEFAWRVGMPAKSGVGGGIVAFIPGEMSIAVWSPALDHAGNSLAGTALLEKLTERLGRSIF; this is translated from the coding sequence GTGTCGGAACTCAGTAACGCATTGCTGCAGGAGATTGTCGAAGAAGTGCGCCCGTTAACGCGTGAGGGCCGCGTGGCGGATTATATTCCGGCGCTGGCGGGTGTTGATCCTCACCAGCTGGGCATTGCCATTCATACGCCTGACGGCCGCTGTTTCCAGGCAGGGGATGCCACAACGCGCTTTTCCATCCAGTCGATCTCGAAAGTGCTGTCGCTGACCGTGGCGCTCACGCTGTATGAAGACGCCGAGATCTGGCAGCGGGTAGGGAAAGAGCCTTCCGGCCAGCCGTTTAACTCGCTGGTGCAGCTGGAGCTGGAGCAGGGCAAACCGCGTAATCCCTTTATCAATGCCGGTGCGCTGGTGATGTGCGATTTGCTGGAGAGCCGCCTCACCGCGCCGCGCCAGCGTATGCTGGAGTTTGTGCGCCGCCTCGCGCAGCAGCCGGATATCCATTATGACCGGGTTGTGGCGCGCTCAGAGTATGAACACTCCGCGCGTAACGCCGCCATTGCCTGGCTGATGAAATCCTTTGGCAACTTTCATAACGATGTCAGCAAAGTGATGGAAACCTACTTCCATTACTGCGCACTCTCCATGAACTGTTGCGAACTGGCGCGTGCCTTCCTGTATCTTGCCAGTCATGGCTGCAGCCCGCACGATGGGGGGACGGTGATTACGCCGCGTCAGGCGCGTCAGGTGAATGCGCTGATGATGACGAGCGGCATGTATGATGGCGCCGGCGAGTTTGCCTGGCGCGTCGGTATGCCCGCTAAATCCGGCGTCGGCGGGGGCATCGTTGCTTTTATACCTGGCGAGATGAGTATCGCCGTATGGTCACCCGCGCTGGATCACGCCGGCAACTCGCTGGCGGGTACCGCGCTGCTGGAGAAGCTCACCGAGCGGCTGGGCCGGTCGATCTTTTAA
- a CDS encoding DUF2946 domain-containing protein: MTFTPAFRQRLTACVAIVAVLLLFVAPMVSKTLLERQQHAAAPSAHSAMMMAMPEQHHAMMMADEMPGMAHHQMTQGEFACGYCDLLVHVPLLLWVFVPFIWLILVISRAPPLRVRVTPVIRRFSGLHRPRAPPCTSSADCC; the protein is encoded by the coding sequence ATGACGTTTACCCCTGCCTTTCGCCAGCGCCTGACTGCCTGCGTCGCCATTGTGGCGGTGCTGCTGCTGTTTGTTGCGCCGATGGTATCTAAAACGTTACTGGAACGGCAGCAGCACGCCGCTGCGCCGTCAGCACACAGCGCCATGATGATGGCGATGCCGGAACAGCACCACGCCATGATGATGGCAGATGAAATGCCGGGTATGGCGCACCATCAGATGACACAGGGAGAATTTGCCTGCGGCTACTGTGATCTGCTGGTACACGTTCCCCTGCTGCTGTGGGTATTTGTGCCGTTTATCTGGCTGATACTGGTGATCTCCCGCGCCCCGCCGCTGCGCGTCCGGGTGACGCCGGTGATACGTCGCTTCAGTGGCCTTCATCGCCCGCGCGCCCCGCCCTGCACCTCTTCTGCTGATTGCTGTTAA
- a CDS encoding DUF2534 family protein, translated as MSAVHSAAPRGAVLNLVRRLHFYIGLFVAPFIFVAALSGTLYVLTPQLENLIYADALTAQPTGEAQPLSAQIRAARERAGERQHIYAVRPAPGATDTTRVQFADPSLGPSQSRAVFVDPYSLKIKGDMTVYGTSGILPLRTTLDLLHSSLLLGDVGRNYSELAASWLWVAALGGVVLWLATRPKRRLKVARRGFAFSRHWHITLGLTLLLGLLFFSVTGLTWSQWAGGNIDKMRTALHWMTPQVNTQLNGEAPAEPADPHAEHRGMSAQAMAGMSMADMRKPATQPAKPLPANAADADWDRVLQAARADGIDAAKLELRQPSRAGRAWTVSEIDRRWPTQVDAVSVNPQSFAIVDHVYFDRFPLVAKLTRWGVDAHMGVLFGLANQLLLAGFGLGLCSMIVLGYRMWWLRRPQIAEASPLQTLTASWLALPLLAKALCLLVAVALGYALPVMGVSLLAFMLVDMLRWRKQQRAPMSEADILAAQQSPLGIIRARFTVKRKEMRYFLRGLLVLALVVGSVMSNAIIGGVIDQYGIPFSHWSLTMYLTQGFMIALYTLVFTGLLSIPLWYFFLGEKDDSQG; from the coding sequence TTGTCTGCTGTTCACTCTGCAGCGCCGCGCGGCGCGGTGCTTAATTTAGTCCGCCGCTTACATTTTTATATTGGTCTGTTTGTTGCACCCTTTATTTTTGTGGCTGCCCTCAGCGGCACGCTTTATGTCCTGACGCCACAGCTGGAAAACCTGATTTACGCCGATGCCCTCACCGCTCAGCCGACCGGCGAAGCGCAGCCGCTGTCCGCGCAGATCCGCGCGGCACGCGAACGGGCTGGCGAACGTCAGCACATCTACGCGGTACGGCCCGCGCCGGGCGCAACGGATACCACCCGCGTGCAGTTTGCGGATCCGTCGCTGGGTCCGTCACAGTCGCGCGCGGTGTTTGTTGATCCTTACAGCCTGAAAATCAAAGGCGATATGACGGTGTACGGCACCAGCGGCATCCTGCCCCTGCGTACCACGCTTGACCTGCTGCACAGCAGCCTGCTGCTGGGCGATGTCGGGCGCAATTACAGTGAACTGGCCGCCAGTTGGCTGTGGGTGGCGGCGCTGGGCGGCGTGGTGCTGTGGCTGGCCACCCGTCCAAAGCGTCGTCTGAAGGTGGCCCGTCGCGGCTTTGCGTTCAGCCGGCACTGGCATATCACCCTCGGCCTGACGCTGCTACTGGGCCTGCTGTTTTTCTCGGTCACCGGGCTGACCTGGTCACAGTGGGCAGGCGGCAACATTGATAAAATGCGCACCGCACTGCACTGGATGACACCGCAGGTCAATACGCAGCTTAACGGCGAAGCGCCGGCTGAACCGGCCGATCCGCACGCGGAACATCGCGGCATGTCGGCACAGGCGATGGCGGGAATGTCCATGGCCGATATGCGTAAACCGGCCACGCAACCGGCGAAACCGCTGCCGGCTAATGCCGCTGATGCGGACTGGGATCGCGTGCTGCAGGCCGCGCGCGCCGATGGCATTGACGCCGCGAAGCTGGAATTGCGTCAGCCGTCCCGTGCCGGCCGGGCGTGGACCGTGAGCGAGATCGACCGCCGCTGGCCCACCCAGGTGGATGCCGTCTCGGTCAATCCGCAGAGCTTCGCCATCGTGGATCATGTCTATTTTGACCGCTTCCCGCTGGTGGCAAAACTGACGCGCTGGGGTGTGGACGCGCATATGGGCGTGTTGTTTGGCCTTGCTAATCAGCTGCTCCTTGCCGGCTTTGGCCTGGGATTATGCAGCATGATTGTGCTGGGCTACCGTATGTGGTGGCTGCGTCGTCCGCAGATCGCAGAAGCCAGCCCGCTGCAGACCCTGACCGCCAGCTGGCTGGCGCTTCCGCTGCTGGCAAAAGCCCTGTGTCTGCTGGTTGCGGTGGCGCTGGGTTATGCCCTGCCGGTCATGGGCGTCAGCCTGCTGGCATTTATGCTGGTGGATATGCTGCGCTGGCGTAAACAGCAGCGGGCACCCATGAGCGAGGCCGATATCCTGGCGGCGCAGCAGTCGCCACTGGGGATTATCCGGGCGCGCTTTACGGTAAAACGCAAAGAGATGCGTTACTTCCTGCGGGGTCTGCTGGTGCTGGCGCTGGTGGTAGGCAGCGTAATGAGCAATGCGATTATTGGTGGGGTAATTGACCAGTATGGCATTCCGTTCAGCCACTGGTCGCTGACGATGTATCTGACGCAGGGCTTTATGATTGCCCTCTACACGCTGGTATTTACCGGACTGCTGTCGATTCCGCTATGGTATTTCTTCCTCGGCGAAAAGGATGATTCGCAGGGATAA
- the ahr gene encoding NADPH-dependent aldehyde reductase Ahr, with amino-acid sequence MKIKSYAAMNAGEALVPYEYETGPLAAEEVLVEVDYCGVCHSDLSMIDNEWGISSFPVIAGHEVIGRISALGDAAQDKGLKVGQRVGIGWTAKSCQHCNACINGEQVNCENGSVPTIMNKGGFASHLRADWQWVIPLPESMDIASAGPLLCGGITVFKPLLMHHITATSRVGVIGIGGLGHMAIKLLRAMGAEVTAFSSNASKTESIKAMGADRVVNSRDPQALKALAGQFDLIISTVAVDLDWQPYFQALAPHGKFHTVGAVMKPFEVPAFSLIMGDRAVTGSSTGSPGQLRTLMKLASRADVAPQVEEFPMSKINDALDHVRAGKANYRVVLKADF; translated from the coding sequence ATGAAAATTAAAAGTTATGCCGCGATGAACGCGGGCGAAGCGCTGGTCCCTTATGAGTATGAAACCGGTCCGCTGGCTGCTGAAGAAGTCCTGGTTGAAGTCGATTACTGCGGTGTGTGCCATTCTGACCTGTCGATGATTGACAACGAGTGGGGCATCTCCTCCTTCCCGGTTATTGCCGGTCACGAAGTGATTGGCCGCATCAGCGCGCTGGGCGATGCGGCGCAGGATAAAGGGCTGAAAGTCGGGCAGCGTGTCGGCATTGGCTGGACGGCAAAAAGCTGCCAGCACTGTAACGCCTGTATTAACGGTGAGCAGGTCAACTGTGAGAACGGCTCCGTGCCAACCATCATGAACAAGGGCGGTTTCGCCAGCCATCTGCGTGCTGACTGGCAATGGGTGATTCCGCTGCCGGAAAGCATGGATATTGCGTCAGCCGGTCCGCTGCTGTGCGGCGGTATCACGGTGTTCAAACCTTTGCTGATGCATCACATTACCGCCACCAGCCGCGTCGGGGTGATTGGTATCGGCGGTCTTGGTCATATGGCGATCAAACTGCTGCGCGCAATGGGCGCGGAAGTCACGGCGTTCAGCTCCAATGCCAGCAAAACCGAATCCATTAAGGCGATGGGTGCCGATCGCGTTGTCAACAGCCGCGACCCGCAGGCGCTGAAAGCGCTGGCCGGCCAGTTTGACCTGATCATCAGCACCGTTGCGGTTGATCTTGACTGGCAGCCGTACTTCCAGGCGCTGGCACCGCACGGCAAGTTCCACACTGTGGGTGCGGTGATGAAGCCGTTTGAAGTACCGGCCTTCAGCCTGATTATGGGCGACCGCGCGGTAACCGGCTCCTCTACCGGCTCACCAGGTCAGCTGCGTACGCTGATGAAACTGGCTTCGCGTGCCGATGTAGCCCCGCAGGTTGAAGAGTTCCCGATGTCAAAAATCAACGATGCGCTGGATCATGTGCGTGCCGGTAAAGCCAATTACCGTGTGGTACTGAAAGCGGATTTCTGA
- a CDS encoding extracellular solute-binding protein: protein MKTLATLLLAATATMSVYAQADTDIRVTYAGSMGKVMDQALGPAFAKAHHGRYEGQGQGAYGMARLLAGRKITADVFVSITPGPMQILKAAGLIDHAEPVASTSMVVAYSPKGKFAQQFARAKGSDTSWLKVLATPGVKFGRTDPVNDPKGQNIIFTLLLAEKYYAQPGIADRILGGYQNPAQTHLEGGLLARLESGQVDAAAGYESEVISAHLPYIALPDEINLSNPAMAQRWYDTVTFRVKDSHGQDQTLHTQPLVYYAAVLKNAPHGGAAGQAFIDFLRSPAGQALLKQHGYAAPKGSTLYP, encoded by the coding sequence ATGAAGACCTTAGCGACACTGTTACTGGCGGCAACCGCTACGATGAGCGTTTATGCGCAGGCGGATACGGATATTCGGGTGACCTATGCCGGGTCCATGGGTAAGGTGATGGATCAGGCGCTGGGCCCGGCGTTTGCCAAAGCCCATCACGGCCGTTATGAGGGTCAGGGCCAGGGCGCATATGGCATGGCCAGGCTACTGGCTGGCCGCAAGATAACCGCCGATGTGTTTGTCTCGATTACGCCAGGACCGATGCAAATCCTGAAAGCGGCCGGCCTGATTGACCACGCTGAACCGGTCGCCAGCACCAGCATGGTGGTGGCTTACAGCCCGAAAGGAAAATTTGCGCAGCAGTTTGCCCGGGCAAAAGGCAGCGATACCAGCTGGCTGAAGGTGCTGGCCACACCCGGCGTAAAATTTGGCCGCACCGATCCGGTGAACGATCCCAAAGGGCAGAACATCATTTTTACCCTGCTGCTGGCGGAGAAGTATTACGCGCAACCGGGCATCGCCGATCGCATCCTTGGCGGGTATCAGAACCCGGCCCAGACGCATCTGGAAGGCGGCCTGCTGGCACGTCTGGAGAGCGGTCAGGTGGATGCCGCCGCCGGTTATGAAAGCGAAGTGATCTCCGCCCACCTGCCGTATATCGCGCTGCCGGATGAGATCAACCTCAGCAATCCGGCCATGGCGCAACGCTGGTATGACACTGTCACTTTTCGCGTGAAAGACAGCCATGGTCAGGACCAAACGCTGCACACGCAGCCGCTGGTTTACTACGCGGCCGTACTGAAAAATGCGCCGCATGGTGGCGCGGCGGGCCAGGCCTTTATTGATTTCCTGCGCAGCCCCGCCGGACAGGCGTTACTGAAACAGCATGGCTATGCGGCGCCGAAAGGCAGTACGCTGTATCCATGA
- a CDS encoding molybdate ABC transporter permease subunit, with translation MRPRHTTALWLSLPALTLLAVPFITLAGVTQWWHLRLAWGDSQAIVTSLVLGAIALLLIVLSGLPVAWWLSQAQGRLRLLVELLVLVPLLTPPLAMGILLVSAWGPYSLPGTLLGRVGWSLVNNPAAFVLAQWYGALPYFVTSARSAFASVPGEILEAGRTLGASPWQRFWRLSLPLAAPGLASATALAWVRAMGEFGIVMIFAYFPQGIPVQLYNNLQNDGVDAVYVLLWLLLLFTLPVPLACFAASRRLHAGSLSMR, from the coding sequence ATGCGCCCCCGTCATACTACTGCCCTGTGGCTTTCGCTGCCGGCGTTAACACTGCTGGCCGTGCCGTTTATCACCCTGGCTGGCGTCACACAGTGGTGGCATCTGCGGCTGGCATGGGGCGACAGCCAGGCGATTGTCACCTCACTGGTGCTGGGTGCAATAGCGCTGCTGTTGATTGTACTCAGCGGCTTACCGGTGGCGTGGTGGCTCTCACAGGCGCAGGGTCGGCTGCGTCTGCTGGTGGAGTTGCTGGTGCTGGTGCCCCTGCTGACCCCGCCGCTGGCCATGGGCATTTTACTGGTCAGCGCCTGGGGACCTTACAGCCTGCCCGGCACGCTGCTGGGCCGCGTTGGCTGGTCACTTGTGAATAACCCGGCGGCGTTTGTGCTGGCGCAGTGGTATGGCGCGCTGCCCTATTTTGTCACCAGCGCGCGATCGGCATTTGCCAGCGTGCCCGGCGAGATTCTGGAAGCGGGCCGGACGCTGGGCGCGTCTCCCTGGCAGCGTTTCTGGCGTCTCTCGCTACCGCTGGCGGCACCGGGGCTGGCTTCAGCCACCGCGCTGGCGTGGGTTCGCGCGATGGGTGAATTCGGTATCGTCATGATTTTTGCCTACTTTCCGCAGGGAATACCGGTGCAGTTGTATAACAATCTGCAGAATGACGGGGTGGATGCGGTGTATGTTCTGCTGTGGCTGCTGCTGCTGTTTACCCTGCCGGTTCCGCTTGCCTGCTTCGCCGCCTCACGCCGGTTACACGCCGGCAGCCTGTCAATGCGCTGA
- a CDS encoding response regulator, with amino-acid sequence MSAKIWLIDEDLSLREALSFLLKAMEYEVADFAAPAAFDRAAAQQHAVHGCLLLDAGRQTKGGLAWLAEQEARFPLLPVIIMTDDASVEACRHAAGDSAFGVFAKPLDIEPLLDTIRLAMQESEQRMAAVR; translated from the coding sequence ATGAGCGCAAAAATCTGGCTGATCGATGAAGATTTATCCCTGCGCGAAGCGCTGAGCTTCCTGCTGAAAGCCATGGAGTATGAAGTGGCTGATTTTGCCGCGCCGGCGGCCTTTGACCGCGCCGCCGCACAGCAGCATGCGGTGCACGGCTGCCTGCTGCTGGATGCGGGCAGGCAGACAAAAGGCGGACTGGCCTGGCTGGCGGAGCAGGAAGCGCGGTTTCCGCTGCTGCCGGTCATTATCATGACCGATGATGCCAGCGTGGAGGCCTGCCGTCACGCCGCCGGGGACAGCGCCTTTGGCGTGTTTGCGAAGCCGCTGGATATTGAACCACTGCTGGACACCATCCGGCTGGCGATGCAGGAGAGTGAGCAGCGCATGGCGGCGGTGCGCTGA
- a CDS encoding AraC family transcriptional regulator, which translates to MPTLQQRTCQLLQQLARQEGYTQSLLENVRFMRANQQWARTPVLYEPGIIIVCQGSKRAFLADKMYRYDAQHYLVLSVPLPFSAETEATSQEPLLGLAIRLDATVVARLVAQVPAAADADVAPPAGILSTPVDTALAESTLRLLEALSDPLEAKVLGPARVEEICFRVLMGKQGGAVRASLASQGQFGRIARALQHIHGRWQQPINVPHLAREAGMSVARFHLHFKTVTHTTPIQYVKSLRLHQARLMMIRDNLTASGAAARVGYESDSQFSREFKRMFGRSPAEEARVMKKAFALLPPEQLSARLQTH; encoded by the coding sequence ATGCCAACCCTTCAGCAACGAACCTGCCAGTTACTGCAACAGCTGGCGCGCCAGGAAGGTTATACCCAGTCGCTGCTTGAGAACGTCCGCTTCATGCGCGCGAATCAGCAGTGGGCGCGCACGCCGGTGTTGTATGAGCCCGGCATTATCATCGTGTGTCAGGGATCGAAGCGCGCTTTTCTGGCCGATAAAATGTACCGTTACGATGCGCAACACTATCTGGTGTTGTCGGTGCCGCTGCCGTTCTCCGCCGAAACCGAAGCCACGTCCCAGGAGCCGCTGCTGGGGCTGGCCATTCGGCTGGATGCCACGGTGGTCGCCCGACTGGTGGCGCAGGTGCCTGCCGCAGCCGATGCGGATGTTGCCCCGCCGGCAGGCATTCTTTCTACGCCAGTGGATACGGCGCTGGCCGAAAGCACGCTGCGTTTGCTGGAAGCGTTAAGCGATCCGCTTGAGGCCAAAGTACTCGGCCCGGCGCGGGTTGAGGAGATCTGCTTTCGGGTGCTGATGGGTAAACAGGGCGGCGCGGTGCGTGCTTCGCTGGCCAGTCAGGGCCAGTTTGGCCGCATCGCACGGGCTCTGCAGCATATTCACGGCCGCTGGCAACAGCCGATTAACGTGCCGCATCTGGCGCGCGAAGCCGGCATGAGCGTTGCACGCTTCCATCTGCATTTTAAAACCGTGACGCACACGACACCGATTCAGTATGTGAAATCGCTGCGGCTGCATCAGGCTCGCCTGATGATGATCCGCGATAATCTCACCGCCTCAGGGGCGGCCGCGCGCGTCGGCTATGAAAGCGATTCGCAATTCAGTCGCGAATTCAAACGGATGTTTGGCCGCAGTCCGGCCGAGGAAGCGCGGGTGATGAAAAAAGCGTTTGCTCTGCTGCCGCCGGAGCAGTTATCCGCGCGGCTGCAGACCCACTGA
- a CDS encoding SDR family oxidoreductase — MLNPDAKVIVLTGASSGIGESIARQLAAEGHRLVLGARRTDRLAALCHELRATGAEPDFLPTDVRQRGDMQRLADFAREKYGRIDVLINNAGVMPLSPMRSLKVEEWDLMLDVNVRGVLYGMAAVLPTMEAQQAGHIITIASIGALSVSPTAAVYCATKFAVRAISDGLRQESQQLRVTVINPGVVESELADIISDDVAREAMKSFRAIALKPEAIARAVSWAIAQPGDVDVSEITVRPVASAF; from the coding sequence ATGTTGAATCCCGATGCAAAAGTGATCGTTCTGACCGGTGCCAGCAGCGGTATTGGTGAAAGTATTGCCCGCCAGCTGGCCGCCGAAGGCCATCGGCTGGTGCTTGGCGCCCGCCGTACCGATCGGCTCGCCGCCCTGTGCCATGAACTGCGTGCAACCGGTGCAGAGCCTGATTTTCTTCCGACAGACGTGCGGCAGCGCGGGGATATGCAGCGGCTGGCTGATTTTGCCCGCGAAAAGTATGGCCGGATTGATGTGCTGATCAATAACGCTGGTGTGATGCCGCTTTCGCCGATGCGATCGCTGAAAGTCGAAGAGTGGGATCTGATGCTGGACGTTAACGTGCGCGGTGTGCTGTATGGCATGGCAGCCGTCCTGCCCACGATGGAGGCGCAGCAGGCAGGCCATATCATTACCATTGCGTCCATCGGTGCGCTTTCCGTTTCACCGACCGCCGCGGTTTACTGCGCAACAAAATTTGCCGTACGCGCCATTTCCGACGGTTTGCGTCAGGAGTCGCAACAGCTGCGGGTAACGGTGATCAATCCCGGCGTGGTTGAATCCGAGCTGGCCGATATCATCAGTGACGATGTGGCGCGTGAAGCGATGAAAAGCTTTCGTGCCATCGCCCTGAAGCCAGAGGCGATTGCACGGGCTGTCAGCTGGGCTATTGCGCAGCCTGGCGACGTTGACGTCAGCGAAATCACCGTACGCCCCGTCGCCAGTGCTTTTTGA
- the corA gene encoding magnesium/cobalt transporter CorA produces MVINCVVYRHGEREEHVNIDEVSDVLKEDKAFVWLGLYQPDAEFMHRLQDEFGLHELAIEDALVAHQRPKIEQYGDSVFIVVKSAHLDDSQRISFGETHFFLGKNFLITVRHGSTEGYKEIRARAEKNHAMLCQGPGYALYCLLDFIVDNYSKITATLSERIGELEDGMFTMRFNNNTLEKVYHLRRELLSLRNAAMPVTEICPQLVRFHEDIIPKNLRAYLRDVQDHAHHVMIDAEDMRETLASAMQVNLALVSVQQSEVNKKLAGWGAILIVPTIIFSMYGMNFPDMPELHTHFGYPAVVAITLIICCVMWWRLKKAHWL; encoded by the coding sequence ATGGTGATTAACTGCGTGGTATACCGCCACGGTGAGCGTGAAGAGCATGTCAACATTGATGAAGTGTCAGATGTGCTGAAAGAAGACAAAGCCTTTGTCTGGCTGGGCCTGTACCAGCCTGATGCAGAGTTTATGCACCGGCTTCAGGATGAGTTCGGCCTGCATGAGCTGGCCATCGAAGATGCGCTGGTGGCGCATCAGCGTCCGAAGATCGAACAGTACGGCGACTCGGTTTTTATCGTCGTGAAGAGCGCCCATCTGGATGACAGTCAGCGCATCAGTTTTGGCGAAACACACTTTTTCCTCGGCAAAAATTTTCTGATTACCGTCCGTCACGGTTCCACCGAGGGGTATAAAGAGATTCGCGCCCGCGCAGAGAAAAACCACGCGATGCTGTGTCAGGGGCCGGGCTATGCGCTTTACTGCCTGCTCGACTTTATCGTCGATAACTACAGCAAAATCACCGCGACCCTCAGCGAACGCATCGGCGAACTGGAAGATGGCATGTTCACCATGCGCTTTAACAACAACACGCTGGAGAAAGTCTACCATCTGCGGCGCGAGCTGCTCTCACTGCGTAACGCCGCGATGCCGGTCACGGAGATCTGCCCGCAGCTGGTGCGGTTCCATGAAGATATTATTCCGAAGAACCTGCGCGCCTATCTGCGCGACGTGCAGGATCACGCGCACCACGTCATGATTGATGCCGAAGATATGCGGGAAACGCTGGCCAGCGCCATGCAGGTTAACCTGGCGCTGGTTTCCGTGCAGCAAAGCGAAGTCAACAAAAAGCTGGCCGGCTGGGGGGCGATCCTGATTGTGCCGACCATCATTTTCAGTATGTACGGTATGAACTTCCCGGATATGCCGGAACTGCATACCCACTTTGGGTATCCGGCGGTGGTGGCGATTACGCTGATTATCTGCTGCGTCATGTGGTGGCGGCTGAAAAAAGCGCACTGGCTGTAG
- a CDS encoding AzlD domain-containing protein, producing the protein MQNNLVIAGIALLAVGTYAIRFAGYKVGSRMHMSERVRNMLSDAATVLLLAVAVTTALFEGTHFAGVARVTGVLFALFLAWRRAPLIMVIIGAAVMTALLRFAGVP; encoded by the coding sequence ATGCAAAATAACCTTGTTATCGCCGGGATCGCACTGCTGGCGGTGGGAACCTATGCTATCCGCTTTGCCGGATACAAAGTGGGCAGCCGGATGCATATGTCTGAGCGCGTCCGCAATATGTTATCCGATGCCGCCACCGTGCTACTGCTGGCGGTGGCCGTCACCACCGCGCTATTTGAAGGCACGCACTTCGCCGGGGTTGCGCGCGTCACCGGCGTGCTGTTTGCGCTGTTCCTCGCCTGGCGGCGTGCGCCGCTGATTATGGTGATTATCGGCGCGGCGGTAATGACTGCGCTGCTGCGCTTCGCTGGCGTGCCCTGA